The Nocardioides houyundeii genome includes the window GACGGCGTCGAGTTCCTGGGCTGCAGCGCGTTCCCGAGGTGCAAACACACCCGTGCGATCGCAGCCTGGTAACCGACGATCCGGTGGTAAAACGCGTACCTAAAGAGAGCTCGAGTCGTCGCTTGCCCGCCAGCCGAAGAGTGCGGTTCAGGTCGGGGCGACCGACCCGGTCGGTGACGGCAACGGCCAGAAGGGGGGCATCCCTTGTTCCTCGTATGTTCCTTGCCGGCCAGTCTGCTCCGAGAAAAGTACCTCTGACCTGCAATAACGGGGTGGGCGATACTGGGTTCGAACCAGTGACCTCTTCGGTGTGAACGAAGCGCGCTACCACTGCGCCAATCGCCCCTGCGGTGCGTTGCGAAACATTAGCGCATGCCCCGGCAGGACTCACATCCCGGGCAGCTCCGGCACCACTCCGGACAGTCCCTGGACCCAGTTCCAGCCGGCGATCGCGAGCTTCGGCCAGCCGTACAGCACGACGTACGTCGTCACCGCGGCGAAGACCAGCACGACCCCGAAACCCGACGCCACCAGCCGGCGCTGGCGGACCTTGGGGTCCATGTTGCGGGCCTTCTCGGCCGCGTTGTGGGCAGCCTCCTTGGCCCGGTCCAGCGCTCGCTCGGCCCAGCTCCACTCGGTGGACAGGATCGCCAGGCCGAGGATGATCGCCACGATGCCGGGACCGGGAGCCACCATCATCACCAGGCCGGCCAGGATCACCGCGATCCCGACGACCGTGACGACCACCTTGGTCGCCAGACCGGTGACCGGGTTGGCATGCATCCGAGTGTGCAGCCGGCGGAAGAAGTGGGGCTCTGGGCTCGTCTCTTCGGGCCTGGTGGGGGCCTGGGGCA containing:
- a CDS encoding PGPGW domain-containing protein translates to MTEKPLPQAPTRPEETSPEPHFFRRLHTRMHANPVTGLATKVVVTVVGIAVILAGLVMMVAPGPGIVAIILGLAILSTEWSWAERALDRAKEAAHNAAEKARNMDPKVRQRRLVASGFGVVLVFAAVTTYVVLYGWPKLAIAGWNWVQGLSGVVPELPGM